GGGCCGGCACCCGGGGTCGACCGGTGATGCGGACCGGGCCGAAACTGGAATATTCGACGACGGTTTCGATTCAGTTCACCCGACCATGACGACCGGGCGTTTGGCCGCCTGCATCACGTCCGTCGCGGTGCTCCCGATCAGGACCTGGGAGACACCGGAGCGCTTCCGGCCGCTCATAACGATCTCGTCCGCGTCGATCTCCGCGGCCCGGTCCAGGATCCGACCCGAAACAGGTTCTCCCGTGCCCAGTGATCGGTTGACGGTAATGCCAGCCCCCTCCAGTCGATTCGCGGCTGCGATCGC
This region of Halodesulfurarchaeum sp. HSR-GB genomic DNA includes:
- a CDS encoding universal stress protein gives rise to the protein MYQILMPVDRDEDRGAAQAEYVLNCPFDHDEIEVTVLHVLAREDASTADSENFDGNEAAIAAANRLEGAGITVNRSLGTGEPVSGRILDRAAEIDADEIVMSGRKRSGVSQVLIGSTATDVMQAAKRPVVMVG